Proteins encoded in a region of the Bacillus sp. T3 genome:
- a CDS encoding endospore germination permease translates to MGPGKDTWLGMILGFVPGLLLFFAMAILSEKLYGKTLVEHALETLGPFFGRMLTLPLIAFFFIHSCLTLYGFSIFITAVFLPQHRLWLIALVFAIAVFYTVHLGIEVIARVSEWIIILNILAGIFVSLALKPLKDYKKLLPIMENGIDPIIPVILVILALFGEIIVLLMINIQRPEQKSISFRKVYLLTFIGNLIIFPSTAAGVIAIFGENQATKFMYPVESMVRLINVGFIERFDIYGLTIMSVSAYLRLALLHYGASVAVANWFKLKDYHLVNWVLGGLVLVVSLNTFDTAIDFYDFMEKYYVYGLVFSAAILILAIIVVVASKYKNSVKKINDSHRMS, encoded by the coding sequence ATTGGGCCTGGAAAGGATACATGGTTGGGGATGATCCTTGGATTTGTCCCTGGTCTGCTACTATTTTTTGCCATGGCCATTTTAAGCGAAAAACTGTATGGGAAAACCCTTGTTGAGCACGCACTCGAAACACTCGGACCCTTTTTCGGTAGGATGCTGACACTTCCACTTATTGCTTTTTTCTTTATTCACTCTTGTTTAACTTTATATGGCTTTTCGATTTTCATCACAGCTGTATTTTTGCCACAGCATCGTCTGTGGTTAATCGCACTGGTATTTGCGATTGCCGTATTTTATACGGTCCACCTAGGGATTGAGGTCATTGCCAGAGTATCGGAATGGATTATTATCTTAAATATTTTAGCCGGTATATTTGTCTCATTGGCATTAAAGCCACTGAAGGACTATAAAAAGCTACTTCCGATTATGGAAAATGGAATCGATCCAATTATCCCGGTCATCCTCGTTATCCTAGCCTTATTTGGCGAAATAATTGTCCTGTTAATGATCAATATTCAGCGGCCCGAGCAAAAGTCGATTTCGTTTCGAAAAGTATATCTTCTTACGTTTATCGGAAATTTAATTATTTTTCCTTCTACAGCTGCTGGGGTAATTGCGATCTTTGGTGAAAATCAAGCGACAAAATTTATGTATCCAGTTGAAAGTATGGTTCGTTTAATTAATGTCGGCTTTATTGAACGCTTTGATATTTATGGACTGACCATCATGTCAGTGTCCGCCTATTTGCGGCTCGCTCTTCTCCATTACGGAGCTAGCGTCGCTGTCGCAAATTGGTTCAAACTAAAGGATTACCATCTAGTTAACTGGGTTTTGGGTGGTTTAGTTTTAGTGGTCTCCTTGAATACCTTTGATACGGCAATTGATTTTTATGATTTTATGGAAAAATATTATGTATACGGCCTCGTGTTTAGTGCAGCTATTCTTATTTTGGCCATAATTGTGGTGGTTGCTTCAAAATATAAAAACAGTGTGAAAAAAATAAATGACAGTCACAGGATGTCATAA
- a CDS encoding spore germination protein: MFSRIKMSRRKLFRKAFSDSHKQNKNTSINVEKSTVMTNSKGARLDQFEQVSQSLQQNRNFLETSLGRNVGVINRGFNMGENSSHPALLFAISGMVETTVINENVLGPLMNMSPPNSSLPLLTYLKESVLSVAEIEYEINLHLIANELFGGKIIVFIEGEDAALVINAQAWEMRGIEQPITETVIRGPRDAFTEDLSTNISLLRRRIRNPNLRCEPFIIGKQTHTKIVIAYIDGIVDTEILTEVYRRLENIDIDSVLESGYIEQYIEDAPFSIFPTVGNQEKPDIVAAQLLEGRVSIFVDGTPIVLTVPYLLINHFQVSEDYFSRPYYSNFVRVLRVVSFFISTLLPGIFVAIQYYHPILIPFSLLVKFFVTRANVPFQLYIEIIVMLIVFEIIRESGLRMPKPVGQAVSLVGALILGEAAVQAGLVGIPVVVTVALVGISSFPVNSLSEPISLLRIVFVIAGATFGLFGILIVGMIVVSHLASLRSFGVPFTAPLFPIKIQDWGDSMMRLPLWLLTRRPVTFKSRNPVKQKLGGLSGEGRRGKE, translated from the coding sequence ATGTTTAGTCGGATTAAAATGTCTCGTCGCAAACTATTTCGAAAAGCCTTTTCAGATTCGCACAAACAAAACAAAAATACATCGATCAATGTTGAAAAGAGCACTGTCATGACGAATAGTAAAGGGGCTCGTTTAGATCAATTTGAGCAAGTGAGCCAATCTCTCCAACAGAATAGAAATTTTCTTGAGACTTCATTAGGACGGAATGTCGGCGTAATTAATAGAGGCTTTAATATGGGAGAAAACTCATCGCATCCTGCTCTTTTATTTGCCATATCCGGAATGGTTGAGACAACCGTTATTAATGAAAATGTTTTAGGTCCGTTAATGAATATGTCTCCACCTAATTCGAGTCTGCCTCTTTTAACCTATTTAAAAGAATCGGTTCTCTCTGTGGCAGAAATTGAGTATGAAATTAATCTTCATCTAATCGCCAATGAACTTTTCGGTGGGAAAATCATTGTTTTTATCGAAGGCGAGGATGCTGCGCTTGTTATTAATGCACAGGCGTGGGAAATGCGAGGAATCGAACAGCCTATTACCGAAACAGTGATAAGGGGTCCCAGAGACGCTTTTACTGAAGACCTTTCAACTAATATCTCACTGCTAAGAAGGAGAATCCGTAATCCAAACCTGCGCTGTGAGCCTTTCATAATTGGGAAGCAAACTCATACAAAAATCGTAATTGCTTATATTGACGGAATTGTAGACACAGAGATTTTAACAGAAGTGTATCGGAGACTGGAGAATATTGATATAGATTCAGTTTTAGAATCTGGCTATATTGAACAATACATCGAGGATGCTCCCTTTTCTATTTTTCCTACGGTCGGCAATCAAGAAAAACCAGATATTGTCGCCGCCCAATTGCTCGAAGGAAGAGTTTCGATTTTTGTTGATGGTACTCCAATTGTTCTAACTGTTCCCTACTTGCTGATTAATCATTTTCAAGTTTCTGAGGACTATTTTTCAAGACCGTATTATTCAAATTTTGTCCGTGTGTTGCGCGTCGTAAGTTTCTTTATTTCCACCTTATTGCCTGGAATTTTTGTTGCAATCCAATATTATCATCCGATCCTAATCCCTTTTTCATTGCTCGTTAAATTCTTTGTAACAAGAGCCAACGTTCCATTTCAGCTTTATATTGAAATCATTGTTATGCTGATTGTTTTTGAGATTATTCGTGAATCCGGCCTTAGGATGCCAAAGCCTGTCGGTCAAGCGGTCAGCCTTGTCGGAGCCCTCATTTTAGGAGAGGCAGCTGTACAAGCTGGCTTAGTTGGTATACCAGTTGTCGTTACGGTGGCTTTAGTCGGTATTTCGTCTTTTCCAGTAAATTCACTCTCAGAACCAATCAGTTTATTACGAATCGTGTTTGTCATTGCCGGCGCAACCTTTGGTCTGTTTGGAATCCTGATTGTCGGGATGATTGTAGTCAGTCATTTGGCCTCACTAAGATCCTTTGGTGTACCCTTTACCGCTCCACTTTTTCCAATCAAAATCCAAGATTGGGGAGATAGTATGATGCGACTTCCACTTTGGCTTCTTACTAGACGCCCGGTTACCTTTAAGTCTCGAAATCCTGTCAAACAAAAGTTAGGGGGGCTTTCTGGTGAAGGACGTAGAGGAAAAGAATAA
- a CDS encoding 5-bromo-4-chloroindolyl phosphate hydrolysis family protein, translating into MNPFISFFVGIFAAIPTAISAWLLSFFVFDQTFWPSSAYSLAFGFGVYWLISLVLKTHFLKKNQLTRKEYRYIKKNLEEAKQKIKRLNRSVFHIREIPSFKQRIDIVRITRRIYNLTKREPKRFYQAEEFYFSHLDSIVEISEKYALLSSQPKKTLELNDTLRMTRQTLNDLSKVIEKDLYVVLSDDIDHLNFEVDVAKFAIKTKQDSKFIEESRLKK; encoded by the coding sequence ATGAACCCGTTTATTTCGTTTTTTGTAGGAATATTCGCTGCTATACCAACAGCCATATCCGCATGGCTGTTAAGCTTTTTCGTATTTGATCAAACCTTTTGGCCTTCATCAGCATATTCTTTGGCTTTCGGATTTGGTGTTTATTGGCTTATTTCTTTAGTGCTGAAGACCCATTTCCTGAAAAAAAATCAGCTGACACGAAAGGAATATCGTTATATAAAAAAGAATTTAGAAGAAGCAAAACAAAAAATCAAGCGCTTAAACCGTTCCGTTTTTCATATCCGCGAAATCCCGTCGTTTAAGCAAAGAATCGATATTGTCCGAATTACACGACGGATATACAACCTAACTAAAAGAGAACCGAAGCGGTTTTATCAAGCTGAGGAATTTTATTTTTCGCATCTCGATTCAATTGTAGAGATCTCTGAAAAATATGCGCTCTTATCTAGTCAGCCTAAAAAAACACTTGAGCTTAACGACACGTTGCGTATGACACGCCAGACTCTAAACGACTTATCAAAAGTTATTGAAAAAGACTTATACGTTGTTCTTTCCGATGATATTGATCACCTGAATTTCGAAGTAGATGTCGCAAAATTTGCGATTAAGACCAAACAAGATTCTAAATTCATTGAGGAAAGCAGGTTGAAAAAATGA
- a CDS encoding toxic anion resistance protein, translating into MSEKEPTLFNRTDHVLDDMLANPFGETKDPNAQDDPLQPQLQQQKIGQDKPVKLIDVIPPESRQKAIQLAQQIDPRNQQSMILYGTQAQSKLLSFSHTMLEHVQKKDVGEVGEIINDLMKRLNEISPDELKQEKQGLFSRMFGKISGSIQEVLSKYQKTSAQIDRISVKLDRSKNVLLSDIGMLEKLYETNKEYFHALNIYIAAGELKLEELNTKTIPALKKAAETTQDQMKFQEVNDMIQFTDRLDKRLYDLKLSREITIQSAPQIRLIQNTNQALVEKIQSSIVTAIPLWKNQVAIALTLLRQRHAVEAQKQVSKTTNELLLKNAEMLKTNTIETAKENERGLVDIETLKKTQASLVSTLEETLRIQEEGRHKRRAAEQELSSMENELRLKLLEIKDGK; encoded by the coding sequence ATGAGTGAAAAAGAACCAACTTTGTTCAATCGCACCGACCATGTACTGGATGATATGCTTGCAAATCCATTTGGAGAGACAAAAGACCCCAATGCTCAGGATGATCCATTACAGCCCCAGTTACAGCAACAAAAAATTGGACAAGATAAGCCAGTTAAACTAATTGATGTAATCCCACCAGAAAGCCGGCAAAAGGCAATCCAACTTGCCCAGCAAATTGATCCGAGGAACCAACAATCGATGATTTTATATGGGACACAGGCGCAAAGCAAGCTGTTATCATTTTCCCATACGATGCTAGAGCATGTGCAAAAAAAGGATGTCGGTGAAGTCGGGGAAATCATCAATGACTTGATGAAGCGACTGAATGAAATAAGCCCGGATGAACTGAAGCAAGAAAAGCAGGGGTTATTCTCGCGTATGTTCGGCAAAATTTCAGGCTCGATTCAAGAGGTGCTGTCCAAATACCAAAAAACAAGTGCGCAGATTGATCGCATCAGTGTAAAGTTGGACCGCAGCAAAAACGTGTTATTGTCCGACATCGGAATGCTTGAAAAGCTATACGAGACAAATAAGGAATACTTCCATGCGTTAAATATTTATATTGCAGCAGGCGAATTGAAGCTTGAAGAGCTTAATACAAAAACCATTCCGGCTCTGAAAAAGGCCGCTGAAACGACACAGGATCAAATGAAATTTCAAGAAGTAAATGATATGATTCAGTTCACGGACCGTCTTGATAAACGCTTGTATGACTTGAAATTAAGCCGAGAAATTACGATTCAGAGTGCGCCACAAATTCGCCTAATCCAGAACACAAACCAAGCGCTCGTGGAGAAAATTCAATCTTCGATCGTGACGGCGATTCCACTCTGGAAAAATCAGGTGGCAATTGCCCTAACCTTGTTGCGGCAGCGTCATGCAGTAGAAGCACAAAAGCAAGTTTCGAAGACGACGAATGAGCTTTTATTAAAAAATGCAGAAATGCTGAAAACCAATACAATTGAGACCGCAAAAGAAAATGAGCGCGGACTTGTTGACATTGAAACCCTAAAGAAAACTCAGGCCAGCCTTGTTTCGACCCTTGAAGAGACTCTTCGCATACAAGAAGAAGGTCGCCACAAACGTCGAGCTGCAGAACAGGAACTCTCATCAATGGAAAATGAATTAAGACTAAAATTACTCGAAATCAAAGACGGAAAATAA
- a CDS encoding DUF975 family protein, whose protein sequence is MSISLIKKQALSVLKGQWGLAVSLTLIVFLISSIIPSIFEGIFSGSFSNWLMQDTVPPLASLISTLVSIALIPLTVSALWFFLALVRMEGPKISDVFSVFKDSKTYFKLIGASLLIGIFVFLWSLLLLIPGIIKSLSYSQTYLLLKDHPEYSILEAITESRKRMNGYKWQYFLLNLSFIGWAILSIITLGIGFLWLSPYISTATATFYNELISYQDRYKEEEPI, encoded by the coding sequence ATGTCTATTTCTTTGATAAAGAAACAGGCTCTTAGTGTTCTTAAGGGACAATGGGGCTTGGCAGTATCGCTCACGTTAATCGTATTTTTAATCAGTTCAATCATTCCTAGTATTTTCGAAGGAATTTTTAGTGGAAGTTTTTCAAATTGGCTTATGCAAGACACTGTGCCGCCTCTTGCTAGCTTAATTAGCACATTGGTCTCCATCGCCTTGATTCCATTGACCGTTTCAGCTCTTTGGTTTTTCTTAGCATTGGTTCGTATGGAAGGTCCGAAAATTTCTGATGTATTTTCGGTATTTAAAGATAGTAAAACATATTTTAAGCTGATAGGCGCATCCCTGTTAATTGGCATTTTCGTCTTTTTATGGTCCCTTCTGCTCCTAATTCCAGGCATCATTAAATCCCTTTCATATTCTCAAACCTATCTATTGTTAAAGGACCATCCTGAATATTCAATCCTTGAAGCTATTACTGAAAGTCGAAAGCGGATGAATGGGTACAAATGGCAGTATTTTTTATTAAATTTGAGCTTTATTGGCTGGGCAATTCTATCCATAATTACCTTAGGTATTGGCTTTTTGTGGCTTTCACCTTATATTTCAACTGCAACAGCTACATTTTATAATGAGTTGATTAGCTATCAGGATCGATATAAGGAAGAAGAACCAATTTAA
- a CDS encoding cold-shock protein: protein MERGKVKWFNSEKGFGFIEREGGEDVFVHFSAIQSEGYKSLEEGQEVTFDVEQGQRGPQAANVHKA from the coding sequence ATGGAACGTGGAAAAGTAAAATGGTTTAACAGTGAGAAGGGCTTTGGCTTTATTGAGCGCGAAGGTGGAGAAGATGTATTTGTTCATTTTTCAGCTATTCAATCAGAAGGCTATAAATCGCTAGAAGAAGGTCAAGAGGTTACGTTTGATGTTGAACAAGGCCAACGTGGCCCGCAAGCTGCTAATGTTCATAAAGCATAA